A window from Toxorhynchites rutilus septentrionalis strain SRP unplaced genomic scaffold, ASM2978413v1 HiC_scaffold_199, whole genome shotgun sequence encodes these proteins:
- the LOC129781733 gene encoding tigger transposable element-derived protein 4-like, with product MENQGKPFKRTIKTLTIAQSLSIIEQVEKYGRKVSEVAKDFSIAQSTVSTLFKQKEKWHRMGKLNVDKKRKRLVGNEKLERSMEIFVDQARENNLPLSGSILREKACEFAQKLGIPNFKGSSGWLSKFLKRQKMTFRKLCGESASVDLSVTDNWISQTLPSIIAEYDARDIYNTDETGLYYKCLPDKTFAFRSETCHGGKYSKQRLTVMCATNMDGSDKLPLLVIGKSKNPRCFKKKKSLPVIYESNTKAWMTSILFEKWIMQLDERFSKENRKVVMFVDNCTAHPKSLQPKR from the exons atggaaaaccagggaaaacctttcaagcgaacgattaaaacgctaaccatagcgcaaagtttgagcatcatcgagcaggtcgaaaagtatgggcgaaaggtgtctgaagttgcaaaagatttcagtattgcacaaagtacggtgtcaacactattcaagcaaaaggaaaaatggcatcggatgggaaaattgaatgtggacaaaaagcgtaaaaggttggttgggaacgagaagctggaacggtcaatggaaatttttgtcgatcaagccagagagaataatttacctctctcaggttctattcttcgggagaaggcttgcgaatttgcccagaaactgggaattcccaattttaaaggaagttctggatggctaagtaaatttttaaaacggcaaaagatgacatttcggaagctatgtggcgagagtgccagtgtagatctcagtgtaacggacaactggatttcgcaaaccctacccagtataatcgccgagtatgatgcacgtgatatctacaatacagacgaaacaggactttactacaaatgtttgccagacaaaacatttgcatttcgatcagaaacttgccacggaggaaaatattcgaaacaacgtctgacagtcatgtgtgcaaccaacatggacggaagcgataaactaccattgctggtcattggaaagagtaaaaacccacggtgtttcaaaaagaagaaatcattaccagtgatatacgagagtaacaccaaggcctggatgacctctattctttttgagaaatggattatgcaacttgacgaaagattttccaaagaaaatagaaag gtggtcatgttcgttgataattgtacagcgcacccaaaatctctccaaccaaagcgataa